A single region of the Candidatus Gracilibacteria bacterium genome encodes:
- a CDS encoding small multi-drug export protein → MLTEKILQVLTTIGMGALPIFEVRGALSMALGLFHMNLWEAFLLAALGNILAVSLVLRFLDPVSQFLMARYPWWNTTLTRLFQKTRHEHSKKFKEFGSLFLIGIVALPLPMAGAWLGSLIAFLFGVRYWNALILLSIGILCSGALVIFGVHSVTELIEWIKA, encoded by the coding sequence ATGCTCACGGAAAAAATTCTTCAAGTTTTGACGACCATCGGAATGGGAGCGCTTCCCATTTTTGAAGTAAGGGGAGCACTCTCTATGGCCCTAGGATTATTTCATATGAATTTATGGGAAGCTTTTCTCTTGGCCGCCCTGGGAAATATTCTAGCCGTATCCTTGGTCTTGCGATTTTTAGACCCGGTAAGCCAATTTCTCATGGCACGATACCCTTGGTGGAACACCACCCTCACACGTCTTTTCCAAAAAACGCGGCACGAACATTCCAAAAAATTCAAAGAATTCGGTTCCCTGTTTTTAATCGGAATCGTTGCACTCCCCTTGCCTATGGCCGGCGCATGGCTGGGCTCCCTGATCGCCTTTTTATTTGGGGTTCGTTATTGGAACGCCTTGATTCTCTTATCCATTGGAATTTTGTGTTCCGGAGCTCTGGTGATTTTCGGGGTACACTCCGTAACGGAATTAATTGAATGGATCAAAGCATAA
- the gap gene encoding type I glyceraldehyde-3-phosphate dehydrogenase has translation MLPRVAINGFGRIGRNVFRANALKKMFDIVAINDLGDNATLAHLLQYDSLYGEFKADIQVTGENEMTVDGQKILMLSERDPSKLPWAKEKVDVVLECTGFFTDRAGAQKHIDAGAKKVIVSAPGKEMDLTVVMGVNEKDYDATKHHIISNASCTTNCLAPVAKVLQDNWGIVKGLMTTIHAYTNDQRILDLPHEDLRRARAANLSMIPTTTGAAKAISLVIPELKGKLHGLAIRVPTPTVSIVDLVVEVSKPATVEEINAALKKAAEGPMKNILKFSEKPLVSIDYKGDPHSSIVDGLSTMVMGDNLVKVLAWYDNEWGYSNRVVDLVGYMMG, from the coding sequence ATGCTTCCTCGCGTTGCCATCAACGGATTCGGTCGAATCGGGCGCAATGTGTTCCGCGCCAATGCCCTCAAAAAAATGTTCGATATCGTGGCCATCAATGACCTCGGCGACAACGCCACCCTCGCGCATTTACTTCAATATGATTCCTTATATGGAGAATTCAAAGCCGACATCCAAGTCACAGGTGAAAACGAAATGACCGTGGATGGCCAAAAAATCCTCATGCTCTCGGAAAGAGATCCCTCCAAACTCCCCTGGGCCAAAGAAAAAGTCGACGTGGTGCTCGAATGCACGGGATTTTTCACCGATCGCGCAGGCGCCCAAAAACACATCGATGCCGGCGCCAAAAAAGTGATTGTCAGCGCTCCGGGAAAAGAAATGGACCTCACCGTAGTCATGGGAGTGAATGAAAAAGATTACGACGCAACCAAACACCACATCATTTCCAACGCCTCCTGCACCACCAACTGTCTCGCTCCAGTCGCCAAAGTGCTTCAAGACAACTGGGGCATTGTAAAAGGTCTCATGACCACGATTCACGCGTACACCAACGATCAGCGCATTCTCGACCTCCCGCACGAGGACCTGCGCCGCGCCCGAGCCGCCAACCTCTCCATGATCCCCACCACCACCGGTGCAGCCAAAGCCATCAGCCTCGTGATTCCGGAACTCAAAGGAAAACTCCACGGACTCGCGATTCGCGTGCCAACCCCCACAGTTTCCATCGTGGATCTTGTGGTGGAAGTGAGCAAACCCGCGACCGTCGAAGAGATCAACGCTGCTCTTAAAAAAGCCGCGGAAGGTCCGATGAAAAACATTCTCAAATTCAGTGAAAAACCACTCGTCTCCATTGATTACAAAGGCGATCCGCATTCCTCCATTGTAGACGGACTCTCAACCATGGTCATGGGCGACAACCTCGTCAAAGTCCTGGCCTGGTACGACAACGAATGGGGCTACTCCAACCGTGTCGTGGATTTGGTGGGATACATGATGGGATAA
- the gap gene encoding type I glyceraldehyde-3-phosphate dehydrogenase, with amino-acid sequence MIRVGINGYGRIGRDFHRQILKRDDIQVVAVNSRADAASHVLLLKYDSIYGILDADIKVVGNDFSVNGNVVKVFQEAKQENVPWGSLDVDVVIEATGRFTTRETTEPHLKAGAKKVLVTAPCSDPTIQTIVMGVNNHEHDPKKYDILSNASCTTNALAPTMKVLEETFGIESAIVTTIHAFTYTQNLLDNSNPEDMRRARATTQSVIPTTTGAMAAIWKVIPSLKGKVDGMAFRVPVATVSVLDLKVDLNRDVSVGELNKAFLKAEEGALAGILATSNEPLVSIDYSGNTHSAIVDMLSTKVVLGRKAQIIVWYDNEWGYVARIIDLIKWMAS; translated from the coding sequence ATGATTCGAGTTGGCATCAACGGGTACGGTCGTATTGGTCGTGATTTTCATCGACAAATTTTAAAACGAGACGACATTCAAGTCGTTGCGGTGAATAGCCGTGCGGATGCGGCGTCGCATGTGCTTTTGTTAAAATACGATTCGATTTATGGAATTTTGGATGCGGACATTAAAGTGGTGGGCAATGATTTTTCCGTGAATGGAAATGTGGTGAAAGTTTTTCAGGAAGCCAAGCAGGAAAATGTGCCATGGGGATCGTTGGATGTAGATGTCGTGATTGAGGCCACGGGACGATTTACAACTCGAGAAACAACAGAACCACATCTCAAGGCCGGGGCGAAAAAAGTGTTGGTTACTGCGCCGTGTAGCGATCCTACGATTCAAACCATCGTGATGGGAGTGAATAACCACGAACATGATCCGAAAAAATACGATATTTTATCGAATGCTTCTTGCACCACGAATGCGTTGGCTCCAACCATGAAAGTGTTGGAAGAAACGTTTGGCATTGAGTCTGCGATTGTGACTACGATTCACGCGTTCACGTACACGCAAAATTTGCTCGACAATTCCAATCCGGAAGACATGCGTCGCGCGCGTGCCACCACGCAATCCGTTATTCCCACCACGACCGGGGCTATGGCTGCGATTTGGAAAGTGATTCCTTCCCTTAAAGGCAAAGTGGATGGGATGGCGTTCCGCGTGCCGGTGGCCACGGTGTCGGTGTTGGATTTGAAAGTGGATTTGAACCGCGATGTGTCGGTGGGGGAATTGAATAAAGCGTTTTTGAAGGCTGAGGAAGGAGCGTTGGCCGGGATTTTGGCCACCTCGAATGAACCGTTGGTTTCCATTGATTACAGTGGAAATACGCATTCCGCGATCGTGGACATGCTTTCCACTAAGGTGGTGTTGGGGCGAAAAGCGCAAATTATTGTTTGGTATGACAATGAATGGGGGTATGTGGCTAGGATTATTGATCTTATCAAGTGGATGGCCTCATAA
- a CDS encoding sigma-70 family RNA polymerase sigma factor, producing MQKSFFSSAILKFGKKEKNAEERTPLRFVRALKRNKPKPDEDRVQQLVASCQNGDVEAFGVLYDLFVDSIYRYVYYRMDKEEVEDVVENIFVRIWENIDKYKPGECAFSAWLFRIAHNLVVDHYRFHRKHISLRERLPKHLNQSSDDPVDWTQKKMSQKVLREALMELKEPYQQVLVLKYLNGMNNLEIASVLQRNAGNVRILQYRALKALKDILKERNI from the coding sequence ATGCAAAAATCGTTTTTTTCATCCGCCATTCTAAAATTTGGGAAGAAAGAAAAAAATGCGGAGGAGCGTACTCCGCTACGCTTCGTGCGTGCCCTAAAAAGAAATAAGCCCAAGCCGGATGAAGATCGGGTGCAGCAGCTTGTGGCTTCGTGCCAAAACGGCGATGTGGAGGCGTTTGGGGTGTTGTACGATTTGTTTGTGGATTCGATTTATCGCTACGTGTATTACCGCATGGATAAGGAGGAAGTGGAGGATGTGGTGGAAAATATTTTTGTGCGGATTTGGGAAAATATCGACAAATACAAGCCCGGCGAATGTGCGTTTTCGGCGTGGCTTTTTCGCATCGCGCACAACTTGGTGGTGGATCATTATCGATTTCATCGTAAACACATTTCGCTTCGGGAACGTTTGCCCAAACATTTGAATCAATCGAGTGACGACCCGGTGGATTGGACGCAGAAAAAAATGAGCCAAAAAGTTTTACGAGAGGCGTTGATGGAATTGAAAGAACCGTATCAACAAGTTTTGGTTCTCAAATATTTGAATGGAATGAATAATCTTGAAATCGCATCTGTATTGCAGCGCAACGCAGGCAATGTGCGCATTTTGCAGTACCGTGCGCTCAAGGCGCTCAAGGATATCTTGAAAGAGCGTAACATTTAA
- a CDS encoding L-threonylcarbamoyladenylate synthase, translating into MDQAFIQHVVQVLRQGGVVAHPTDTCYGLAADIFNEKALRHLYEMKGMASEKPVSILVRSLEEAKRFGEFSLLAIRLAERFWPGPLTLVVPRTPELPLFLNPEVSEVGIRFIDEPISKAMLAAFGGPVTTTSANAHGKPSPYGVEEISVEADAILDGGGLNRAQKPSTLIRVVGDKAEILREGSRVEEYKKAIQELERGKRGCKGGGRTSLTLRACCNLIGLHAVPVRRSQVENP; encoded by the coding sequence ATGGATCAAGCTTTTATTCAACATGTGGTTCAAGTTCTACGCCAAGGCGGAGTGGTGGCTCACCCGACTGATACCTGTTATGGGTTGGCCGCGGATATTTTTAATGAAAAAGCACTACGCCATTTATATGAAATGAAAGGCATGGCGTCGGAGAAGCCCGTGAGTATTTTGGTTCGATCCTTGGAGGAGGCGAAACGGTTTGGAGAATTTTCTCTGTTGGCAATACGATTGGCGGAACGATTTTGGCCCGGGCCGCTGACGTTGGTGGTGCCGCGAACGCCAGAGTTGCCTTTGTTTTTAAATCCTGAAGTGAGTGAAGTGGGGATTCGATTCATTGATGAGCCGATTTCGAAAGCGATGTTGGCGGCATTTGGTGGCCCGGTTACGACGACAAGCGCAAACGCGCATGGGAAGCCGAGTCCTTATGGTGTGGAGGAGATTTCCGTGGAAGCGGATGCGATTTTGGATGGAGGCGGGTTGAATCGTGCCCAAAAACCCTCGACCTTGATTCGGGTGGTTGGGGATAAGGCGGAAATTTTACGAGAGGGGAGTCGGGTGGAGGAGTATAAGAAGGCGATTCAGGAATTGGAGAGATGAAAAAGAGGGTGTAAGGGGGGGGGGCGCACTTCGCTAACGCTTCGTGCGTGTTGTAATTTAATAGGTTTGCACGCCGTACCGGTACGGCGAAGTCAGGTTGAAAATCCGTAA
- a CDS encoding class I fructose-bisphosphate aldolase — protein sequence MTDLYSIAQKMVAPNKGILAADESNATATKRLASIQMESTPENRCQYRELFLGTQSIENALSGVILYDETIRQTMSDGTLFTKHLESIGVLPGIKVDMGLKDMPGFLGEKISVGLDALDTRLKEYYAMGARFAKWRSVITIGPNLPTEACIKANAMVMALYAGFCQAANIVPMIEPEVMLDGDHDIQRAEEVTTRTLEICFDALREYHVDLKGLILKSSMVIPGNKCPAQSSPEQIAEATIRCLKKTVPAEVPGIVFLSGGQTAEQATENLRAINQVGKKLNAPWQLTFSYARALQGPPLAAWAGKPENLPKAREIFTERLTANSKARMGL from the coding sequence ATGACGGATCTTTACTCGATTGCTCAAAAAATGGTGGCCCCAAACAAAGGCATCTTAGCCGCAGACGAAAGCAATGCCACGGCAACCAAACGCCTCGCCTCGATCCAAATGGAATCCACTCCTGAAAATCGTTGCCAATACCGCGAGCTTTTTCTCGGCACTCAAAGCATTGAAAACGCACTCAGTGGTGTAATCTTGTACGATGAAACCATCCGCCAAACCATGTCCGACGGCACTCTTTTTACAAAACACCTTGAGTCCATCGGTGTCCTTCCCGGAATCAAAGTCGATATGGGGCTCAAGGACATGCCCGGATTTCTCGGAGAAAAAATCAGCGTGGGCCTCGACGCTCTCGACACTCGATTGAAAGAGTATTACGCCATGGGTGCCCGGTTCGCCAAATGGCGCAGTGTCATCACCATCGGCCCCAACCTCCCCACTGAAGCCTGCATCAAAGCCAATGCAATGGTAATGGCCTTGTACGCCGGATTCTGCCAGGCCGCCAATATCGTTCCCATGATCGAGCCCGAAGTGATGCTCGACGGCGACCACGACATTCAACGCGCCGAAGAAGTCACAACCCGCACCCTAGAAATCTGTTTCGATGCGCTTCGCGAATACCACGTCGATCTCAAGGGCCTTATTCTCAAATCTTCTATGGTGATCCCGGGCAACAAATGCCCGGCTCAATCTTCCCCGGAACAAATCGCCGAAGCCACCATTCGCTGCCTCAAAAAAACCGTACCCGCAGAAGTCCCGGGAATCGTATTCCTTTCCGGAGGCCAAACCGCGGAACAAGCCACAGAAAACTTACGAGCCATCAATCAAGTCGGCAAAAAACTCAACGCTCCCTGGCAACTCACCTTCTCCTACGCTCGCGCTCTCCAAGGCCCGCCTCTTGCAGCCTGGGCCGGCAAACCCGAAAACCTTCCCAAAGCCCGCGAAATCTTCACCGAACGCCTCACCGCCAATTCGAAAGCAAGGATGGGCCTTTAA
- a CDS encoding class 1 fructose-bisphosphatase — protein sequence MKPKNHPDLSRVLEAIGNSVKEIATHIHTVDLGKVGTVNAFGEEQLALDMLSNKIVQDHLTRTGLVALMASEEMEQEVRLPEGRFSVVFDPLDGSSLVDVNLAVGTIFGVYEGREVVGRKGREMIAAGFAVYGPRTTLVISHGEGVNEYRLVRGAESGVEWQSARQGIMVKEGKMFAPGNLRAVADRADYLELVRWWMEQGYTLRYSGGMVPDINQILLKGKGIFSYPGYSEAPQGKLRLLFECAPMAYLLEQAGGAGSDGTMPILDKTIESIHQRTPVYLGSKEEVKRCEERLGRHGAF from the coding sequence ATGAAACCTAAAAACCATCCGGATCTCAGTCGTGTGTTGGAGGCGATCGGCAACTCGGTCAAGGAAATTGCCACGCATATTCATACCGTGGATCTCGGCAAAGTCGGGACCGTGAATGCGTTTGGTGAGGAGCAGCTCGCGCTCGACATGCTTTCCAATAAAATCGTTCAAGATCATTTGACCCGAACCGGGCTTGTGGCGCTCATGGCGTCCGAGGAAATGGAGCAGGAGGTTCGGTTGCCGGAGGGGCGATTTTCTGTGGTTTTTGATCCGTTGGACGGGTCGTCGCTCGTGGATGTGAATTTGGCGGTGGGCACGATTTTTGGCGTGTATGAAGGGAGAGAAGTGGTGGGGCGAAAGGGACGTGAAATGATTGCCGCCGGGTTTGCGGTGTATGGGCCACGGACCACATTGGTGATTTCGCACGGGGAAGGTGTGAATGAGTATCGATTGGTGCGGGGAGCCGAGTCAGGGGTGGAATGGCAGTCGGCGCGACAGGGGATTATGGTGAAGGAAGGCAAAATGTTTGCTCCCGGGAATTTGCGTGCGGTGGCGGATCGTGCGGATTATCTCGAGTTGGTGCGATGGTGGATGGAACAGGGCTACACATTGCGTTATTCCGGGGGAATGGTGCCGGACATCAATCAGATTTTGCTCAAGGGAAAGGGAATTTTTTCGTATCCCGGATACAGTGAAGCGCCGCAGGGTAAGTTGCGTCTTTTGTTCGAGTGCGCGCCCATGGCGTACTTGCTCGAGCAGGCGGGCGGTGCGGGCTCGGATGGGACAATGCCGATTTTGGATAAAACCATTGAGTCGATTCATCAACGAACGCCGGTGTATTTGGGGTCTAAGGAGGAGGTGAAGCGGTGCGAGGAGAGGTTGGGCAGACACGGAGCATTTTAG
- the rsmH gene encoding 16S rRNA (cytosine(1402)-N(4))-methyltransferase RsmH, translated as MYTSFEHQSVLLQETLEYLKIEPKDQVVDGTLGLGGHALSILGQLGSGGHYYGFDLDETNLAQAKQRLKEFSSHVTFFHDNFAHCQDRLNSIGVSSVSKILLDLGLSSPHVDDSTRGFSLQKEGPLDMRFDRSSGMTAAEVLNTWSEEDLRHIFYRYGEERYAPKAASLIVERRREKKFETTSELRAVIHEIMTHPADERRMSTRIFQALRIAVNDELEVLGKAIPPLLSLLKPGGRMVVLSYHSLEDRIVKQAFKYAVQTCHCPPQVLQCTCPRDPSFRLLTKKPIVPTDLEIQSNPRSRSAKLRAIERL; from the coding sequence TTGTACACAAGTTTTGAACATCAATCCGTACTGCTTCAAGAGACCCTTGAATATTTGAAAATCGAGCCCAAGGATCAAGTGGTGGATGGCACCCTGGGTTTAGGGGGGCATGCTCTCTCCATTTTGGGTCAACTCGGTTCTGGCGGACACTATTATGGCTTTGATCTTGATGAAACGAATCTCGCTCAAGCCAAACAACGACTCAAGGAGTTCTCGTCTCACGTTACTTTCTTTCACGATAATTTTGCTCATTGTCAGGATCGGCTTAACTCGATAGGAGTGAGTTCGGTTTCAAAGATTTTATTGGATTTGGGGCTTTCTTCGCCTCATGTCGATGATTCGACTCGCGGGTTTTCCCTTCAAAAAGAGGGTCCGCTCGATATGCGATTTGATCGTTCTTCCGGTATGACTGCGGCCGAGGTTTTAAACACTTGGTCTGAAGAGGATTTGCGCCATATCTTTTATCGCTATGGCGAGGAACGGTACGCGCCCAAGGCGGCGTCTCTCATTGTAGAGAGGCGTCGAGAAAAGAAATTTGAAACCACGTCCGAGCTTCGCGCTGTGATTCATGAGATTATGACACATCCCGCGGATGAGCGGCGCATGTCCACCCGCATTTTTCAGGCCTTACGCATTGCAGTGAATGACGAACTTGAGGTCTTAGGGAAAGCCATCCCTCCTTTGCTTTCCCTCCTCAAGCCCGGTGGTCGTATGGTGGTTCTGAGTTATCACTCCTTGGAAGATCGGATCGTAAAACAGGCGTTCAAGTACGCGGTTCAAACCTGCCATTGTCCGCCTCAAGTGCTTCAATGCACCTGTCCTCGTGATCCTTCCTTTCGTCTCCTCACAAAAAAGCCGATTGTTCCCACAGATTTAGAAATTCAATCCAATCCTCGCAGTCGCAGTGCCAAGCTTCGCGCTATAGAGCGCTTGTAA